In the Podospora pseudocomata strain CBS 415.72m chromosome 5, whole genome shotgun sequence genome, one interval contains:
- a CDS encoding hypothetical protein (COG:O; MEROPS:MER0004928; EggNog:ENOG503P2Z4), whose protein sequence is MKLPFSLTASAALCVAAGSALSIDRREPYEIYRFPGRIPGLGGNEAQQDVGSTWSSGVNIPLEVWRRGKTDLQWAGEITVGTPPQRFKVIFDTGSPYLLLPRDNCTTCSPEQNLFNPFLSSTFSSSPGIPLQLFFGTAGGGTRPTNTSQGANCTAVTDTVAISFPSITGYGQQFLLCDYYSSGLATQPADGIFGLGPLPTDFWPDQASNTTAEFETAYWNWINNTGGNLGPEFGFYLLGPKPQLTVGGTDARLYYPSTVRTIGLDVQLSIMRASWVAGLGAVRVNNQYLLSNTSSAIRDDVTLLDTGSAIILTPDFTTAAQIYNFLSPEIGPLDNLGSWGGPCEVLDEIAWTEDITFTVGTGERSVEVGLVKGAFNLGVFDDSRPGICQAVFVSPTQTAREPIRGRLAWVLGTPVLKGYYTVWNGREMEVGFGELKTGRGGEWVKGKGKRGKGWGKGFGKGKGRGSGAFSLLGSRWRRD, encoded by the exons ATGAAGCTTCCCTTCTCACTCACCGCCAGCGCGGCGCTCTGTGTAGCTGCTGGATCAGCTCTGTCCATCGACCGCCGCGAGCCATACGAGATCTACAGGTTCCCTGGGAGAATCCCCGGGCTTGGAGGGAATGAAGCGCAGCAGGATGTCGGGTCGACGTGGTCGTCGGGAGTCAACATCCCTCTCGAAGTCTGGCGAAGGGGAAAGACTGATCTTCAGTGGGCGGGTGAGATTACTGTCGGGACTCCCCCGCAGAGATT CAAAGTCATCTTTGACACTGGTTCCCcttacctcctcctcccgcggGACAATTGCACGACATGCTCCCCAGAGCAGAACTTGTTCAACCCTTTTTTGTCGTCGACGTTTTCTTCCAGTCCAGGGATTCCGCTGCAGCTGTTTTTTGGGACGGCGGGCGGGGGGACGAGGCCGACGAATACCTCCCAGGGAGCGAACTGCACGGCTGTTACGGATACGGTCGCTATCTCCTTCCCTTCTATCACTGGCTATGGCCAGCAGTTTCTGCTTTGCGATTATTACTCCTCTGGCTTGGCGACCCAACCAGCAGATGGCATCTTTGGTCTCGGACCTCTACCGACAGACTTTTGGCCAGACCAGGCGAGTAACACGACGGCGGAGTTTGAGACGGCGTATTGGAACTGGATCAACAACACTGGTGGTAATCTTGGGCCTGAGTTTGGGTTTTATCTGTTGGGGCCAAAACCGCAGTTGACGGTTGGGGGGACGGATGCAAGGTTGTATTACCCTTCTACCGTCCGCACCATCGGCCTCGATGTTCAGCTTTCGATTATGAGGGCGAGTTGGGTTGCGGGGTTGGGAGCGGTTAGAGTCAACAACCAGTACCTCCTGAGCAACACCAGTTCTGCAATCCGTGACGACGTCACGCTGCTGGACACGGGGTCGGCGATTATTCTCACGCCTGATTTCACCACCGCGGCGCAAATCTACAATTTTCTCTCGCCTGAGATTGGGCCGCTGGATAATcttgggagttggggagggcCGTGTGAGGTGTTGGATGAGATCGCGTGGACGGAAGATATCACTTTTACGGTTGGGACTGGGGAGAGgtcggtggaggtggggttggtgaagggggcTTTTAACCtgggggtgtttgatgactcTAGGCCCGGGATCTGTCAAGCGGTGTTTGTCAGCCCGACGCAGACGGCGAGGGAGCCGATTAGGGGGAGGCTGGCGTGGGTTTTGGGGACACCGGTGTTGAAGGGGTATTATACTGTTTggaatgggagggagatggaggttgggtttggggagttgaagacggggagaggtggggagTGGGttaaggggaaggggaagagggggaaggggtgggggaagggatttgggaaggggaaggggagggggtctGGGGCCTTTAGTTTGCTTGGCTCgcgatggaggagggattgA
- a CDS encoding hypothetical protein (EggNog:ENOG503P597) encodes MANIPPSLGASCPSGGSFYVCLGKKTEFIGCCTINPCTTGYQREPGTCPPENLRPASFSKDSYLDLPAQECDSLDSSALWWTCAGNTPPFLGCCKINPCHRGSCPTDRLVAARLSPDPDNRQIFVGASPTTTSIEPTSTTQSTPTATPTPTTGVDPRPELSTTTPSSNSGLPPAAIGGIAAGAAVLFLAVIAFLLWRWRRNVRQSQENHIRPFVTEAGGYQPTPTFKPVGYEPTVTSTFSSPESTPYLQNSFPGFGHPPKQAGLGGSPSPYDPHHSFQAYQPHGHSRTVSEFSQTPTYYHQSPPMGPSPNMAELSATDSTAFRMGHNVPTELATTGPMRGPVEGQR; translated from the exons ATGGCAAAcatccctccttccctcgGCGCGAGTTGCCCCAGTGGTGGCAGCTTTTATGTGTGTCTTGGAAAGAAGACTGAGTTCATCGGCTGCTGCACCATCAACCCGTGCACCACTGGGTATCAGAGAGAACCGGGAACGTGTCCTCCAGAAAACCTTCGGCCAGCATCCTTCTCCAAGGACAGCTACCTTGATCTTCCAGCCCAGGAATGCGACAGTTTGGATTCGAGCGCATTGTGGTGGACCTGTGCTGGCAACACACCACCCTTCTTGGGTTGTTGCAAGATAAACCCATGTCATAGAGGATCGTGCCCGACCGACCGGCTTGTTGCTGCCCGCCTCAGTCCTGACCCGGATAATCGCCAAATCTTCGTTGGAGCTTCACCCACGACCACTAGCATTGAGCCGACCTCGACAACTCAAAGCACACCAACCGccacaccaactccaaccacGGGCGTTGATCCGCGACCAGAgctctcaaccaccacgccAAGCTCAAACAGTGGCCTTCCCCCGGCAGCAATCGGGGGCATAGCGGCAGGAGCTGCTGTCCTTTTCCTCGCCGTCATTGCCTTCCTTCTCTGGAGATGGCGACGCAATGTACGACAGAGTCAAGAAAACCACATCAGACCATTCGTGACAGAGGCAGGTGGCTATCAGCCAACTCCAACCTTCAAACCTGTCGGCTATGAGCCAACCGTGACCTCGACCTTCAGCAGCCCCGAGAGCA CTCCTTATCTGCAAAATTCCTTCCCTGGATTCGGTCACCCGCCCAAGCAAGcagggcttggaggatcaccTTCGCCATATGATCCACACCACTCATTCCAAGCATACCAACCGCACGGCCACAGCCGAACCGTCTCGGAGTTCTCGCAGACGCCTACCTACTATCACCAGTCCCCGCCGATGGGGCCGAGCCCGAATATGGCGGAGTTGTCAGCGACTGACTCGACGGCTTTTAGGATGGGGCATAATGTACCGACTGAACTTGCGACGACTGGGCCGATGCGTGGTCCTGTGGAAGGGCAAAGATGA
- the SFH5 gene encoding Non-classical phosphatidylinositol transfer protein (PITP) (COG:U; EggNog:ENOG503P036) has protein sequence MSDANKTTDVVAPADAPVVAPEPVTATAPATEPAAKPEAPVTTAITSATEPTATATTTTAAPAATETTGDAKPETEKEASPLAQLWEAAKNHGHPEIWGVPLADPANHIPSQIVFQKYLNANDGDLAKARDQLIKTLDWRKKSDPLDLVRRMYSKSKFEGLGFVTTYVVDGKEVDEPEEREIFTWNIYGGVKSIDETFGNLEEFINWRVALMELALQELNICGAIKPITADYDPYKLFQVHDYKSISFLRSPPHVKSASAETIKVFAQNYPELLKEKFFVNVPAIMGFVYGFMKLFVAPKTIKKFHPMSNGANLAKEFAESRIKGLGEKLPAEYGGKGGELKAVGKEPFLTAE, from the exons ATGAGCGACGCAAACAAAACCACCGACGTTGTGGCTCCCGCCGACGCGCCGGTAGTCGCACCGGAGCCCGTCACCGCCACGGCCCCAGCTACCGAACCCGCTGCGAAGCCGGAGGCGCCCGttaccaccgccatcacctcaGCCACAGAGCCCACCGCTAccgccacaaccaccactgcTGCGCCTGCCGCTACAGAGACAACCGGTGATGCCAAACCTGAGACAGAAAAGGAAGCCTCTCCACTCGCCCAGCTCTGGGAAGCCGCCAAGAACCATGGTCACCCTGAGATCTGGGGTGTGCCCCTTGCCGACCCGGCCAACCACATTCCCAGCCAGATCGTTTTCCAAAAGTATCTCAACGCCAACGATGGCGACCTCGCCAAGGCCAGAGACCAGCTGATCAAGACTTTGGACTGGCGCAAGAAGTCTGACCCGTTGGACCTGGTGCGCAGGATGTACTCCAAGTCCAAGTTTGAAGGGCTGGGGTTTGTCACCACCTATGTCGTGGACGgcaaggaggttgatgaacccgaggagagagagatcttCACCTGGAACATCTACGGTGGTGTGAAGAGCATTGATGAGACCTTTGGCAATCTGGAGGA GTTCATCAACTGGCGTGTCGCCCTCATGGAACTCGCCCTCCAAGAGCTCAACATCTGCGGCGCCATCAAGCCCATCACCGCCGACTACGACCCCTACAAGCTCTTCCAGGTCCATGACTACAAgtccatctccttcctccgctcccctcctcacGTCAAGTCTGCCAGCGCCGAGACCATCAAGGTCTTTGCGCAGAACTACCCCGAGctgctcaaggagaagttCTTTGTCAATGTCCCAGCTATCATGGGCTTTGTCTACGGCTTCATGAAGCTGTTTGTCGCTcccaagaccatcaagaagtTCCATCCCATGTCCAATGGCGCGAACCTGGCCAAGGAGTTTGCCGAGAGCAGGATCAaggggctgggggagaagttgCCGGCTGAGTACGGTGGTAAGGGCGGGGAGTTGAAGGCTGTGGGGAAGGAGCCTTTTTTGACGGCGGAGTAA
- a CDS encoding hypothetical protein (CAZy:AA3; COG:E; EggNog:ENOG503NYBM) — protein sequence MGEHLLLGFTYRVGEMPTPRLRSMSDLERWRWRWNVTLKRMATDEIYDFIIVGGGPAGSTLAYGLSQCPKPPKVLILEAGGDNEDKNLRVDGQRWLTFMKEGMNWGYKTTPQEFCNNREIDYSRGKGLGGSTAINFGVFTVGAKDDYETWAEMTGDDDFAWDKINDRFKRIVTVHPEVPPGTDKKYASLTQNGSNGPVHVGYAAEFEEDLLPLLDQFEQGGFPLNSDHNSGNPLGMSVLISSAYRGLRSTSKDLLANLPPSFTVLINSPVQRIIFDSNKKAAGVESNSRVFHAKNEVLLSAGALDSPRVLIHSGVGPADQLSQFNIPIIADIPSVGQNLRDHCFVPLVYKRSPNSITPLSSRSAFWSDQTQMDLALEQWKTNPGATPVNPWGKYACELGIGFFKLDSITSSKEFLSLPEEEKKYLNKETIPHYEVITHFPMHWFLPGFPANRGTNTLIDYTCFLVFLYNAQTLGTVRLQSSDPAVPLLFDPRFLAHEFDRKAAVESLREIVKFTESENFKQGVDVDGIIAGPKGKDAGDEELLEYWKENISSSWHMTGTCKMGEVVDADFKVKGVEGVRVVDMSAVPVLVSGHTQAVAYVTGYTAAEKILREYGL from the exons ATGGGTGAGCACTTGCTTCTTGGCTTCACATATCGGGTTGGTGAGATGCCGACCCCGCGCCTACGATCAATGAGCGACCTCGagaggtggagatggaggtggaatGTTACACTCAAAAGG ATGGCAACGGACGAGATCTATGACTTTATCATTGTTGGTG GTGGTCCAGCTGGCAGCACTCTGGCGTATGGCCTGTCTCAATGCCCGAAGCCGCCCAAAGTTCTCATCCTTGAGGCAGGTGGTGACAATGAAGACAAGAACCTTCGTGTCGATGGTCAGCGCTGGTTGACGTTCATGAAAGAGGGGATGAACTGGGGATATAAAACCACCCCTCAAGAATTTTGCAATAACCGTGAGATTGACTACTCTCGTGGTAAAGGCCTTGGCGGATCAACCGCCATCAACTTTGGTGTCTTTACCGTGGGTGCCAAAGACGACTACGAAACTTGGGCCGAGATGACCGGAGATGATGACTTTGCATGGGACAAGATCAACGACCGGTTCAAGAGGATTGTGACAGTGCACCCGGAAGTTCCTCCGGGGACAGATAAGAAGTATGCCTCGCTCACACAAAATGGCAGCAATGGTCCGGTCCACGTAGGGTATGCCGCTGAGTTCGAAGaggacctcctcccgctTCTTGATCAGTTCGAGCAAGGCGGCTTCCCCCTAAACTCAGACCACAATTCTGGCAACCCTCTGGGCATGTCGGTTCTCATCAGTTCAGCCTATCGCGGCCTCAGATCAACAAGCAAAGACCTTCTTGCCAACCTCCCGCCGAGTTTCACCGTCTTGATCAACTCCCCCGTGCAGAGGATCATTTTCGACTCCAACAAGAAAGCCGCCGGCGTCGAGTCCAACTCTCGGGTCTTTCACGCCAAGAACGAAGTCCTTCTCTCCGCTGGCGCCCTGGACTCGCCTCGGGTTTTAATACACTCCGGCGTCGGCCCGGCAGATCAGCTCTCCCAGTTCAATATCCCGATCATTGCTGACATCCCCTCGGTCGGCCAGAATCTCCGCGACCACTGCTTCGTCCCGCTTGTATACAAACGCTCACCCAATTCCATCACGCCTCTCTCCTCCCGTTCAGCCTTTTGGTCTGATCAGACACAGATGGATCTGGCTCTTGAGCAGTGGAAGACCAACCCTGGTGCTACACCCGTCAACCCCTGGGGCAAATACGCCTGTGAACTCGGCATTGGCTTCTTCAAGCTTGACTCTATAACCAGCTCAAAGGAGTTCCTGTCCCTGccagaagaggagaagaaataCTTGAACAAAGAGACCATTCCGCATTACGAAGTCATCACGCACTTCCCCATGCATTGGTTTCTCCCAGGCTTTCCCGCAAACCGAGGAACCAACACTCTTATCGATTACACctgcttcttggtcttcCTCTACAACGCCCAGACTTTGGGGACTGTCAGACTCCAATCATCTGACCCGGCGGTGCCATTGTTGTTTGACCCCAGGTTCTTGGCTCATGAGTTTGACCGGAAGGCTGCCGTGGAGTCATTGAGGGAGATAGTCAAGTTTACTGAGAGTGAAAATTTCAAgcagggggtggatgtggatgggatTATTGCTGGCCCGAAGGGGAAGGacgccggtgatgaggaaCTGCTGGAGTATTGGAAGGAAAATATCTCTAGTAGTTGGCACATGACGGGGACGTGTAaaatgggggaggtggtggatgctgACTTTaaggtgaagggggtggagggggtgagggtggtggatatgaGTGCTGTGCCTGTGTTGGTCAGTGGGCATACACAGGCTGTTGCTT ATGTTACGGGATATACGGCCGCGGAGAAGATTTTGAGAGAGTATGGGCTTTGA
- a CDS encoding hypothetical protein (COG:B; EggNog:ENOG503PDFR) gives MKRLPATISLLVISTFSSSVLASVQYTTCLPTPLLSSPIPTCPLESDGSFWSPTPWCPTPSDGYESGPPDCIFTTPHIRNQGLSVITFPPLAAALISPALDDSLIPPPFRRFNTSAEKWKIAPLPNRGLGLVATGNFKQHETIMVGFPVLIVRLEFINGDRYSAKNKRRMLDVAVGNLPEETRREVEGLARSNPSNEKDWVVDVLRTNGFGIEIAGEGHLALFLEGSRVNHNCRPNAFWRWVPSKMAMEVVALRGIGKGEEVAHSYAPLGYTHEQRKAVLQPWGFQCQCALCAAPAREREAADDRRDRILEIYQTLGKAAELGSVERVDQLVREAMMLIEKEELQPQLVEYYAHFARAYIELNELKKAEVFIQKADEMWLLYGGEEHENVDGMSELWKQFAEAVSEMEDD, from the exons ATGAAGCGCCTCCctgccaccatctccctcctcgtcatctctaccttctcctcttcagtTCTCGCATCCGTCCAATACACAacctgcctccccacccccctcctctcctcccctaTCCCAACCTGCCCCCTCGAGTCAGACGGCAGTTTCTGGTCCCCCACCCCCTGGTGCCCAACCCCATCAGACGGCTACGAGTCCGGACCCCCCGATtgcatcttcaccaccccccacatCCGCAACCAAGGCCTTTCCGtcatcaccttcccccccttagCCGCAGCTTTAATTTCCCCTGCCCTTGATGACTCCCtcattccccctcccttccgcCGCTTCAACACCTCCGCAGAAAAATGGAAAAtcgcccctctccccaaccgcGGCCTTGGTCTGGTTGCAACAGGCAACTTCAAACAACACGAGACGATAATGGTTGGCTTTCCCGTCTTGATCGTCAGGTTGGAGTTTATCAATGGGGATCGGTACTCGGCCAAgaacaagaggaggatgctgGATGTGGCGGTGGGAAATCTGCCcgaggagacgaggagggaggtggaggggttggcgaggagtaATCCTAGCAATGAAAAGGATTGGG TCGTGGACGTGCTAAGGACAAACGGCTTCGGGATTGAGattgcgggggaggggcactTGGCGCTTTTTCTCGAGGGGTCGAGGGTGAATCACAACTGCAGGCCGAATGCGTTTTGGAGGTGGGTGCCGAGTAAGATGGCTATGGAAGTGGTTGCTCTGAGAGGAAtcggaaagggggaggaggtggcgcaTAGCT ATGCACCGCTCGGGTACACTCATGAGCAGAGGAAGGCGGTCCTTCAGCCGTGGGGGTTTCAGTGTCAGTGTGCACTTTGCGCTGCGCCggcaagggaaagggaggctGCTGATGATCGGCGAGACAGGATCCTGGAGATCTACCAGACGTTGGGGAAGGCTGCTGAGTTGGGGAGTGTGGAGAGGGTTGACCAGCTGGTCAGGGaggcgatgatgttgatcGAAAAAGAAGAACTACAGCCGCAGCTGGTGGAGTATTATGCCCATTTTGCCAGAGCTTACATCGAGCTGAACGAGCTGAAAAAGGCAGAGGTATTTATCCAGAAAGCAGACGAGATGTGGCTTTTGTatggaggagaagagcatGAAAATGTTGATGGGATGTCTGAGTTATGGAAGCAGTTTGCAGAGGCAGTATCGGAGATGGAAGACGACTGA
- a CDS encoding hypothetical protein (EggNog:ENOG503PDC0), translating to MPPSKRTSLQAQSSASKDQKKKKNNTTTAAAPTATTAPEESEPMSPRNSITVAHRTMPPPPATHARSSSASSKSGSSSLSSSHSSPPPVSAPKEKAMPTPVSDEVEMRSPTSAKAAPVSTSPSAKTNGNPVVNSDTNGTVDDIPPVVHAKGTLQVIAPRKAQSQMMQPAYSFEFCNNIDEITVRQLEEDIAAYHNDMAFVQAQLSDETLTPQESRTFQLRLLDLGHQIRHCRHRIEQISFQNRKMAKPIGYSRPAYTNAVTPMVPAATAAAAAAGGINGTSSFTAKQRPDDTVSSTPTTSKRPAEDDEDEGMTDGPSKRAKQSPSPTTVAQLTEEYDLSEIEIVDTGEEGDLPGVITVLQRLGFWKCRLCCSPKYLLAGSGRSPAAPCKWPLKDISKMITHFTEMHSEHSVNERCYELGIALAKNRGPFEYWLRRTRNQNIGDGRCLDEAIYKLVNGQMPALLRQHSRAAAGVAME from the exons ATGCCTCCATCAAAGAGAACCTCATTACAGGCGCAATCTTCTGCCTCCAAAGACCAG aagaagaagaaaaacaacaccacaacagcTGCCgcaccaacggcaacaaccGCACCAGAGGAGTCAGAGCCTATGTCTCCTCGTAATAGCATCACGGTAGCACATCGAAccatgcctcctcctcccgctacACACgctcgcagcagcagcgctaGCAGCAAGTCAGGGTCAAGCTCTCTTTCATCCAGCCACAGCAGTCCGCCTCCAGTCAGTGCacccaaggagaaggcgatgCCAACCCCAGTCTCGGACGAGGTGGAGATGAGGTCTCCAACAAGTGCGAAGGCTGCTCCAGTATCAACCAGCCCAAGTGCTAAGACTAACGGCAATCCCGTGGTCAACTCCGATACCAACGGCACTGTAGATGACATCCCGCCAGTGGTACACGCCAAGGGCACACTTCAGGTCATCGCTCCCAGGAAGGCCCAGTCACAGATGATGCAACCAGCTTACTCTTTTGAATTTTGCAACAATATCGATGAGATCACTGTGCGTCAACTGGAAGAGGACATTGCTGCCTACCACAACGACATGGCCTTTGTTCAAGCCCAACTCTCGGATGAAACTCTGACCCCTCAAGAGTCCCGCACTTTCCAACTGCGGTtgcttgatcttggccaccAGATTCGCCATTGCAGGCACCGGATCGAACAGATTTCATTCCAGAACCGCAAGATGGCCAAACCAATTGGTTACAGCCGTCCTGCATACACCAATGCCGTTACCCCTATGGTCCCAGCAGCgacagccgcagccgcagcagctGGCGGCATCAATGGCACGTCCTCCTTCACCGCCAAGCAGCGCCCTGACGACACGGTGTCTTCGACGCCGACAACGTCGAAGCGCCCTGctgaagacgatgaggatgaaggaATGACGGATGGACCCTCCAAGAGAGCCAAGCAGTCCCCTTCACCGACCACAGTAGCCCAACTCACCGAAGAGTACGATTTGAGCGAGATCGAGATCGTTGACAcgggtgaagaaggcgactTACCAGGCGTCATCACGGTTCTTCAGCGTCTTGGGTTTTGGAAGTGCCGCCTCTGCTGCTCTCCCAAGTATTTGCTCGCGGGCAGTGGTAGGTCACCGGCTGCGCCATGCAAGTGGCCACTGAAGGACATCAGCAAAATGATTACGCATTTTACGGAAATGCATAGCGAGCATAGCGTCAATGAGCGTTGTTATGAGTTGGGGATTGCGCTAGCCAAGAATCGCGGACCGTTTGAGTACTGGCTTCGGAGGACGAGGAATCAGAATATTGGGGATGGCAGGTGCCTTGACGAGGCGATTTACAAGTTGGTGAATGGGCAGATGCCCGCTCTGTTGAGGCAGCACAGTCGGGCGGCAGCGGGGGTTGCTATGGAGTAG
- a CDS encoding hypothetical protein (EggNog:ENOG503P3J5), with amino-acid sequence MVLFGGPHLFCVASYFSEEPSFERRCFCHYIVAIAPSAHPPDHWNCLTYCDKMPLITGLHHVNLIVPPNTLPEANAFYGKTLGLTPRPVPQLQKDRLAWFDIGTSGQQVHIAFGRPEVDFTEEAKGASRHPCFKVGSLGELGELQRRVWGHFRGVGEEWERGRPLGCDEPGKEDSGEYS; translated from the exons ATGGTGCTGTTTGGAGGACCCCACCTTTTTTGTGTAGCTAGCTATTTCTCTGAAGAACCGAGTTTTGAACGGCGCTGTTTTTGTCACTACATCGTTGCCATCGCGCCCTCAGCTCATCCCCCAGACCACTGGAACTGCCTTACCTACTGTGACAAAATGCCCCTCATAACCGGCCTCCACCAT GTCAACCTCATCGTcccacccaacaccctccccgaaGCCAACGCCTTCTACGGGAAGACGTTGGGTCTGACGCCCCGGCCGGTGCCGCAGTTGCAGAAGGACAGGCTGGCGTGGTTTGATATCGGGACGTCGGGGCAGCAGGTTCATATTGCTTTTGGGAGGCCAGAGGTTGATTTCACTGAGGAGGCGAAAGGGGCGTCGAGGCATCCGTGTTTCAaggtggggagtttgggggagctgggggagttgcagaggagggtttgggggcATtttaggggggtgggggaggagtgggaacGGGGAAGGCCGTTGGGGTGTGATGAGCCGGGGAAGGAGGATTCTGGTGAGTACTCATGA
- a CDS encoding hypothetical protein (EggNog:ENOG503P2F0), which translates to MAKQAFDGKHHLVLRLCFVWQSSCLAHCQSQLCTRDQLYMTHHLPSRRDWQTRFEVQDMRCLWDLPPLATPVPGGNGDSRTPAQQSHCSMHGTKMEWGRRQLKAIGRRRIISRPRHNYLELPTTGGNRPTSSLLMMAFTRVRTMMLLLLSNSSTVCHAIPSPNLKIQTYITHHSGNTDEVLNVPLYRTTVTNAMIASGPNSQSARESNSNMSCFSLGYGLSARDCEYMASIGMFDQGRNAIYNNGKMWIGRDGPNTFTFINGAGVPIILVMWYAFNKDNTSSFMNIRRPEITYSLPETGSAVEISAANEVPGGWSMIYNYSTPLSEYGQIRNTFGEFSTGDYATVDVSRLVNMAGNSVTVRVFGHQPVDTTLQPVCVTDMRTCAYVCTSKSVGSCGATGSYQLVNCGGPNAVEGVDEHGNPTGGCQGWTNGGHIEVIFL; encoded by the exons ATGGCCAAGCAGGCTTTTGACGGCAAACATCACCTTGTCCTACGACTCTGTTTTGTATGGCAGTCAAGTTGTCTCGCCCACTGCCAATCCCAGCTTTGCACCCGAGATCAACTATATATGACTCACCACCTTCCTTCCCGGCGTGACTGGCAAACACGATTTGAAGTTCAGGATATGAGGTGTTTATGGGACTTGCCGCCGCTTGCGACGCCGGTGCCAGGAGGTAACGGTGACAGTCGCACGCCAGCTCAGCAGTCACACTGCTCGATGCATGGAACAAAGATGGAATGGGGCCGTCGTCAACTCAAGGCAATAGGACGACGACGCATCATTTCTCGGCCCAGGCATAACTACCTTGAATTGCCTACAACGGGTGGGAATCGTCCAACTTCGTCGCTATTGATGATGGCCTTCACACGTGTACGCACCATGATGCTGTTGcttctcagcaacagcagcaccgtCTGCCATGCAATACCATCTCCAAACCTCAAAATCCAAACCTATATTACGCACCATAGTGGCAATACGGATGAGGTGCTGAATGTCCCCTTGTACCG GACCACAGTCACAAATGCCATGATAGCCTCGGGGCCGAACTCCCAGTCTGCCCGAGAGAGTAACAGCAATATGTCGTGCTTCTCCCTCGGTTACGGTCTTTCAGCTCGAGACTGCGAGTACATGGCGTCAATCGGCATGTTCGACCAAGGCCGGAACGCCATCTACAACAACGGCAAGATGTGGATTGGGCGGGACGGGCCGAATACCTTCACCTTCATCAACGGTGCTGGGGTGCCGATCATTCTCGTCATGTGGTACGCTTTCAACAAGGACAACACTTCCAGTTTCATGAATATCCGCCGTCCCGAGATCACGTACTCACTCCCCGAGACCGGAAGCGCAGTCGAGATCTCTGCTGCGAATGAGGTgccggggggttggtcgATGATTTACAACTACTCTACTCCGCTGAGCGAGTATGGGCAGATCAGGAACACGTTCGGGGAGTTCAGCACGGGCGATTACGCCACGGTTGAtgtgtcgaggttggtgaatATGGCGGGAAACTCGGTGACCGTTAGAGTGTTTGGCCACCAGCCTGTCGACACCACTCTACAGCCTGTATGCGTCACTGATATGCGCACTTGCGCGTATGTGTGCACCAGCAAGAGTGTGGGATCGTGCGGAGCGACGGGGAGTTATCAGTTGGTGAACTGTGGCGGACCCAACGcagtggagggggttgatgaacACGGGAATCCCACCGGCGGTTGTCAGGGGTGGACGAATGGGGGGCATATCGAAGTTATTTTCCTTTGA